The Kordia sp. SMS9 genome window below encodes:
- a CDS encoding phosphate-starvation-inducible PsiE family protein, which produces MKKIDRKILNVVESIEKWIIIILLFSLLLVVVYTAIVFLGMLFGGIIDGIQNSFSKDNNIMTHLHQVFGGFLSVLIGIELLHTIKMYLKEDVVHVEIVLLVALIGVSRHVIDLDIAHMKPLTLFGISSLIIVLAGGYYLIKKVMRTDKNAANQLEKRTESLKD; this is translated from the coding sequence ATGAAAAAAATTGATAGAAAAATATTAAACGTAGTTGAATCTATTGAAAAATGGATCATCATTATATTACTATTCTCTTTACTGTTAGTTGTTGTTTATACCGCAATTGTATTCTTAGGAATGCTATTTGGTGGTATTATTGACGGTATTCAAAATTCATTCTCAAAAGACAACAACATCATGACGCATTTGCATCAAGTATTTGGTGGTTTCTTATCTGTTTTAATTGGAATTGAATTACTGCACACCATTAAAATGTATTTAAAGGAAGACGTAGTGCATGTCGAAATCGTATTGTTAGTCGCGCTGATTGGAGTTTCTAGACATGTAATCGATTTAGACATCGCACACATGAAACCGCTAACCCTTTTCGGAATTAGTTCTTTAATTATCGTATTAGCTGGCGGTTATTACTTGATCAAAAAAGTAATGCGTACGGATAAAAATGCAGCGAATCAATTAGAGAAACGTACGGAGAGTTTAAAAGACTAA
- a CDS encoding M1 family metallopeptidase — protein MKRIHFYLLAFLFMGANLVTAQEDKKPQGHINTNKFRQLYQEFATPNMYRTASGAPGKAYYQQQADYEMEIELDDKNQKIYGVETVTYTNNSPDDLEYLWVQLDQNVRAKNSLRKVKDGGRIPRMQRASKFVGSYVADPFDGGFNIDYVKDSKGRPMSFTINETMMRIDLPKALESGDKVSFSIKWWYNINNHVTNRGRSGYEFFAKDGNYAYVIAQFFPRMAVYNDVEGWQNYQFWGNGEFALPFGNYEVSITVPADHILDATGKLQNRKNVYSKEMMKRYERALESYDEPVIIVTQDEIEAAEKNFSNQKKTWKFYAENVRDFAFATSRKFIWDMQAVNINGTRVMAVSMYPKEGNPLWEKYSTKAVVSTLKTYSKHTFDYPYHKAISVHAKNQGMEYPMICWNYGRPNENGSYSERTKFGMISVIIHEVGHNFFPMIVNSDERQWGWMDEGLDTFMQYLAEQEFAEAHPESVASTGGKYPSRRGEPSKIVSYMKGGQNRLSPIMSNPENVFKLGPNAYGKPATGLNILRETIMGHDAFDHAFKTYAQRWKFKHPTPEDFFRTMEDASGIDLDWFWRGWFYTTDFVDIGIEGVKKYQVGVRNVSNRSFVYFIPEDDERYKKENEGKSVINKEGSESLKEYLMDNFTAEERAAMDDPKYFYEVEFNKPGGLVMPIIFECTYEDGSKEMIKYPAQIWRKNDNRAKVVVASEKKLVNIQLDPKLETADIDTSNNFWPKEEGQSDFNKFKEDKIKQ, from the coding sequence ATGAAACGTATACATTTCTACCTCTTAGCTTTCTTATTTATGGGAGCAAATCTTGTCACAGCACAAGAAGACAAAAAACCTCAAGGGCATATCAATACAAACAAGTTCAGACAACTATATCAAGAATTTGCAACCCCAAATATGTACCGTACAGCTTCTGGAGCTCCAGGAAAAGCATACTACCAACAACAGGCCGACTATGAAATGGAGATTGAGTTGGATGATAAAAATCAAAAAATTTACGGAGTTGAAACCGTTACGTACACAAACAATTCACCAGATGACTTAGAATACCTTTGGGTACAACTAGACCAGAATGTTCGTGCTAAAAATTCTCTGAGAAAAGTAAAAGATGGAGGGAGAATTCCGCGGATGCAAAGAGCTTCTAAATTTGTAGGGAGTTATGTAGCAGATCCGTTTGATGGAGGATTCAATATTGATTATGTAAAAGATTCGAAAGGAAGACCAATGTCTTTTACAATCAATGAAACGATGATGCGTATCGATTTACCAAAGGCATTAGAGTCGGGTGATAAAGTTTCTTTTTCTATCAAATGGTGGTACAATATCAACAATCACGTTACCAATAGAGGGCGTTCAGGATATGAATTCTTTGCAAAAGATGGAAACTACGCCTATGTCATTGCACAGTTTTTTCCACGCATGGCAGTATATAATGATGTAGAAGGTTGGCAAAACTATCAATTTTGGGGAAATGGTGAATTTGCGTTGCCATTTGGAAACTATGAAGTAAGCATTACTGTTCCTGCAGATCATATATTGGACGCTACCGGAAAGCTGCAAAATAGAAAAAATGTATACTCAAAAGAAATGATGAAGCGGTATGAACGTGCGTTAGAATCGTATGACGAACCTGTAATCATTGTGACACAAGACGAAATAGAAGCCGCTGAGAAAAACTTTTCAAACCAAAAGAAAACTTGGAAGTTCTACGCTGAAAATGTAAGAGACTTTGCATTTGCAACATCGCGTAAGTTTATTTGGGACATGCAAGCGGTAAATATCAATGGTACAAGAGTGATGGCAGTTTCTATGTACCCGAAAGAAGGAAATCCACTTTGGGAAAAATATTCAACAAAAGCTGTAGTAAGTACATTAAAAACGTATTCAAAACATACATTCGACTATCCATACCACAAAGCAATTTCAGTACATGCTAAAAATCAAGGAATGGAATATCCAATGATTTGCTGGAATTACGGTCGTCCAAACGAAAATGGAAGCTACTCAGAACGTACCAAGTTTGGAATGATCAGTGTGATCATTCATGAAGTTGGACACAACTTTTTCCCTATGATTGTCAACTCTGACGAACGTCAATGGGGATGGATGGACGAAGGATTGGATACATTTATGCAGTACTTAGCTGAACAAGAATTTGCTGAAGCGCATCCAGAATCAGTTGCATCTACAGGCGGGAAATATCCTTCACGAAGAGGAGAACCATCTAAAATAGTTTCATACATGAAAGGCGGTCAAAATCGCTTGTCGCCAATCATGTCGAATCCTGAAAATGTATTCAAATTAGGACCAAACGCTTATGGGAAACCAGCAACAGGATTAAACATTTTGAGAGAAACAATTATGGGACATGATGCATTTGATCATGCATTCAAAACATACGCACAGCGTTGGAAATTTAAACATCCAACTCCTGAAGATTTCTTCAGAACGATGGAAGATGCTTCTGGAATTGACTTAGATTGGTTTTGGAGAGGTTGGTTTTACACAACAGATTTTGTAGACATCGGAATTGAAGGTGTAAAAAAATACCAAGTTGGAGTACGTAATGTGAGCAATAGAAGTTTTGTGTACTTTATTCCAGAAGATGACGAGCGATACAAAAAAGAAAACGAAGGGAAATCTGTAATAAACAAAGAAGGCAGTGAATCTTTAAAGGAATACTTAATGGATAATTTTACGGCAGAAGAAAGAGCAGCCATGGACGATCCAAAATATTTCTATGAAGTTGAGTTCAACAAGCCAGGTGGTTTGGTAATGCCAATTATTTTTGAATGTACCTATGAAGATGGATCAAAAGAAATGATCAAATATCCAGCGCAAATTTGGAGAAAAAATGACAATCGTGCGAAAGTTGTTGTTGCATCAGAAAAAAAATTAGTCAACATTCAGTTAGATCCAAAGCTAGAAACAGCCGATATTGATACCTCAAACAATTTCTGGCCAAAAGAAGAAGGGCAATCAGACTTCAACAAATTCAAAGAAGACAAAATAAAGCAATAA
- the pepE gene encoding dipeptidase PepE gives MKNLIIASTSTVHGSDPLAYLLDELSIFYKDTEEILFIPYARPGGITHDAYTTAIGKAFAKINKTVRGIHEFENPAEAIADAKAIFTGGGNTFLLVSQLYVYQVIQPLREAIFNGTPYLGTSAGSNICGLTMQTTNDMPIIYPPSFKTLGVIPFNINPHYLDPIEGSTHMGETRETRIKEFHKFNSLPVVGIREGSWIRVKGDQTTLEGPHSARIFEQDKTPVELSTGSEIIFP, from the coding sequence ATGAAAAACCTCATCATTGCCAGTACGTCCACTGTTCACGGAAGCGATCCGTTAGCATATTTGCTTGACGAACTTTCCATCTTTTATAAAGATACGGAAGAAATTTTATTTATCCCATACGCACGTCCAGGAGGAATTACCCATGATGCATATACGACTGCTATCGGAAAAGCCTTTGCGAAGATTAACAAAACCGTTCGCGGCATTCACGAATTTGAAAATCCCGCTGAAGCTATTGCCGATGCAAAAGCAATTTTTACAGGTGGCGGCAATACATTTTTATTGGTTTCTCAATTGTATGTGTATCAAGTGATACAGCCATTACGAGAAGCTATTTTTAACGGAACACCGTATTTAGGAACCAGTGCAGGAAGTAATATTTGCGGATTGACTATGCAAACCACAAACGATATGCCAATTATATATCCGCCAAGTTTTAAAACCTTAGGTGTAATTCCTTTCAACATCAATCCACATTATTTAGATCCGATAGAAGGCAGTACGCACATGGGCGAAACTCGTGAAACACGCATTAAAGAATTTCATAAATTTAATTCGTTGCCTGTAGTGGGCATTAGAGAAGGAAGCTGGATTCGCGTCAAAGGCGATCAAACTACGTTAGAAGGTCCGCACAGTGCTCGAATTTTTGAACAAGACAAAACACCTGTTGAACTATCGACAGGATCCGAAATTATATTTCCATAA
- a CDS encoding carboxypeptidase-like regulatory domain-containing protein, translating into MKPTLLLFSLLFSTIMLAQDAERNILRGAVVYRDVKVTGVNIVNNTTSKGTTTNKKGEFEILAKKDDILIFSSVQYTIKEIVITDKIIENNRLVVEVKEKVEALDEVVISPENRDKFLDFQEEEIVKYKDYQFADDRYSEVRNEALSQMEFRGANVLGLVGMLVNAIFKGSGKNKEKPKAIYERTSFNEVRYRYKDEFFTDNLGIPEDKISAFLYYCDDQMPSEDIFLEKNEFLMIDFMVKHSKEYLNLKETKN; encoded by the coding sequence ATGAAACCAACATTACTCTTATTTTCTTTACTCTTTTCCACCATAATGCTTGCGCAAGATGCAGAACGTAACATATTGCGTGGTGCCGTTGTGTACAGAGACGTTAAAGTAACAGGTGTGAATATTGTCAATAATACCACCAGTAAAGGAACAACCACTAACAAGAAAGGTGAATTTGAAATTTTAGCCAAAAAAGATGATATTTTAATCTTTTCTTCGGTTCAATATACCATTAAGGAAATTGTAATTACGGATAAAATTATTGAGAACAATCGTTTGGTGGTTGAGGTGAAAGAAAAAGTAGAAGCTTTAGACGAAGTCGTAATTAGTCCAGAAAATAGAGATAAATTCCTTGATTTTCAAGAAGAAGAAATTGTAAAATACAAAGATTATCAATTTGCAGACGACCGGTATTCGGAAGTGCGGAATGAAGCGTTGAGCCAAATGGAGTTTCGAGGTGCCAATGTGCTTGGCTTAGTAGGAATGTTGGTAAATGCCATTTTTAAAGGCAGTGGGAAAAATAAAGAAAAGCCAAAAGCTATTTATGAACGCACTAGTTTTAATGAAGTTCGCTATCGCTATAAAGACGAATTTTTTACAGATAACTTAGGAATTCCAGAAGATAAAATTAGTGCCTTTTTATATTATTGTGACGATCAAATGCCTTCTGAAGATATTTTCTTAGAAAAAAATGAGTTCTTAATGATCGATTTTATGGTAAAACACAGCAAAGAATACCTCAATTTGAAAGAAACCAAAAATTAA
- a CDS encoding phosphatase PAP2 family protein yields MLNSWLTYDKELLIYLNNLGDMQFEIFWLSVTKFIYWIPLIIFIFYSIYRKFPKKQAVYIIGYGIGILLCSLLVVELVKIGVERMRPCNDPSVAPFLNIVIQPKNYSFFSGHATVSVAFTTFMCLMVRKSLPQIRLLVIWPLLFMYSRLYFGVHYPSDIFTGMLIGILIGIAFHRICNARIVKLRIY; encoded by the coding sequence ATGCTCAATAGCTGGTTGACATACGATAAAGAATTGCTCATTTATCTAAACAATTTAGGAGATATGCAATTTGAAATCTTTTGGCTCTCCGTCACAAAATTTATCTATTGGATTCCACTCATCATCTTTATTTTTTATAGCATCTACAGAAAATTTCCAAAAAAACAAGCCGTATACATTATCGGTTATGGCATTGGCATTTTATTATGCTCTTTACTCGTTGTAGAACTTGTAAAAATAGGTGTAGAGCGCATGCGTCCTTGCAACGATCCATCGGTGGCGCCGTTTCTAAACATTGTCATTCAACCCAAAAATTACAGCTTTTTCTCTGGACATGCTACCGTTTCCGTAGCTTTTACCACCTTTATGTGTTTAATGGTGAGAAAATCGCTTCCGCAGATACGACTCTTGGTCATTTGGCCTTTGCTGTTCATGTACAGCCGCCTCTATTTCGGAGTTCATTATCCGTCCGATATCTTCACAGGAATGCTTATTGGAATTTTGATTGGAATTGCATTTCATCGAATTTGCAATGCACGCATAGTAAAATTACGAATTTATTAA
- a CDS encoding S8 family serine peptidase: MKNLNLRLAVLVVAFGVISCSNDTAFETVEEESNIENLQAKPLTPAQINTKINETVSNREQFEWTKMDAHTIWSATVHGDQILTIGYGNDDNDFNKNDSNAAGIKNQLIQRIATIDGNGQKKTSDFLIDDDDQLNIIDVKIENLATVVDLLSQKGIRYIEPTGYRYLDHEATAKSGAGCGYESATLNAADYTTIAPGAKVPWTFYEHNIPSAWNYSTGAGVGIGVIDTGLTPNNSLMNGNFNDGYSSGRYVQKFGTFVDSWWPWSSRTDGPNDKCGHGTSMTAVATAPRNNNGMPVGVAYNSNLISYRGTKNVLLDGYHEQKGVANALTALGNRSDVKVISMSIGHIISVGRIKDAVRYANNRGKLIFAAGGTSTSFTNFVGVIFPAWMDETVAVTGVTDANYYEECDICHKGSKIDFTVVMQRDGKGSRTTPVLSYYNGQTDYVGGSSVATATTAGIAALVWSRHPSWSKTQVLNRLKQSADLYPNRSSQYGYGNINALQAVQ; the protein is encoded by the coding sequence ATGAAAAATCTTAACCTAAGACTAGCCGTGTTAGTGGTTGCTTTTGGCGTAATTTCTTGTTCAAATGACACCGCATTTGAAACTGTAGAAGAAGAAAGCAACATTGAAAACTTACAAGCGAAGCCATTAACTCCAGCACAAATCAACACCAAAATCAACGAAACTGTTTCCAACCGAGAACAATTTGAGTGGACAAAAATGGACGCACACACCATATGGAGTGCCACCGTTCACGGTGATCAAATCTTAACCATTGGATATGGAAATGATGACAACGATTTTAACAAAAATGATTCCAATGCAGCAGGTATTAAAAACCAACTCATTCAGCGAATTGCAACCATAGATGGCAATGGACAAAAGAAAACGAGCGATTTTTTAATCGACGATGACGATCAACTCAACATCATTGATGTTAAAATAGAAAATTTAGCAACCGTAGTAGATTTACTCTCACAAAAAGGAATTCGATACATTGAACCTACAGGATATCGCTACTTAGATCATGAAGCAACTGCAAAATCTGGAGCAGGTTGCGGATACGAATCAGCAACACTCAATGCTGCCGATTACACAACCATAGCCCCAGGAGCCAAAGTACCTTGGACGTTTTACGAGCATAACATTCCATCAGCTTGGAATTACAGTACAGGAGCTGGCGTAGGAATCGGAGTTATTGATACAGGATTAACTCCAAACAACTCTTTAATGAACGGAAACTTCAATGATGGATATTCTTCAGGAAGATATGTTCAAAAATTTGGAACGTTTGTAGATTCTTGGTGGCCTTGGTCAAGCAGGACAGATGGTCCAAATGACAAATGTGGACATGGAACAAGTATGACGGCAGTAGCAACTGCGCCTAGAAATAACAATGGAATGCCAGTAGGAGTTGCATATAATTCAAATTTAATTAGTTATCGTGGAACAAAAAATGTACTTTTAGACGGTTATCACGAGCAAAAAGGGGTTGCAAATGCATTAACAGCACTTGGAAACAGAAGCGATGTAAAAGTAATTTCAATGTCTATCGGGCATATCATTTCTGTTGGAAGAATCAAAGATGCCGTGCGATATGCAAACAATAGAGGAAAATTAATCTTTGCTGCTGGTGGTACTTCCACAAGTTTCACTAACTTTGTAGGAGTGATATTTCCAGCATGGATGGATGAAACGGTAGCTGTAACAGGTGTAACAGATGCAAATTACTATGAAGAGTGTGACATTTGCCACAAAGGAAGCAAAATTGATTTCACCGTAGTTATGCAGCGTGATGGCAAAGGAAGTAGAACAACGCCAGTACTAAGTTACTATAATGGACAAACGGATTATGTTGGTGGTTCATCAGTAGCAACGGCAACAACAGCAGGAATTGCAGCGCTTGTATGGTCAAGACATCCTAGCTGGTCAAAAACACAGGTATTAAACAGATTGAAACAGTCTGCAGATCTATATCCAAACAGAAGTTCTCAGTACGGATATGGAAATATAAACGCATTGCAAGCAGTTCAATAG
- a CDS encoding adenylate/guanylate cyclase domain-containing protein, protein MKLNYKYSSVLKSYIIGWFVASIIWLLVSNTNKGKITFIETTYANELIIFVVTWLLQAFVYGFLQVLINKFVKNRVPFFKLQIYSLLLQLITAIFIVISVFVIFKSANILEEGTDILTFLNDLDGLWVVFLFALIVNFTINTVDYIDLVLGKGNLLKMIKGTFYAPREDEKIFMFLDLRSSTTYAEKLGHVLYSKLIQDCFDDLAVVNEYEAEIYQYVGDESVLTWSPKDGLKNNNCIRAFFAFKDGIHKRASYYMNTYGVLPEFKAGLNTGVVMVAEVGKLKREIAYHGDTINTAARLEGECNRLKAEMVISEHLKNALTLDSDFSAQFEDEIILKGKNVALKVYSVERINL, encoded by the coding sequence ATGAAACTGAATTACAAATATTCAAGTGTTTTAAAAAGTTATATAATCGGATGGTTTGTGGCAAGTATTATTTGGCTTTTGGTGTCTAACACCAATAAAGGAAAAATTACCTTTATAGAAACTACCTACGCTAATGAATTGATTATTTTCGTGGTAACATGGTTGTTACAAGCATTTGTATATGGTTTTTTACAAGTATTAATTAATAAATTTGTAAAGAATAGAGTACCATTTTTCAAACTGCAAATCTACTCTTTGTTACTGCAATTGATCACCGCCATTTTTATCGTTATTAGTGTTTTTGTCATTTTTAAAAGTGCAAACATCCTAGAAGAAGGCACAGATATCCTTACTTTTTTAAATGATTTAGATGGACTTTGGGTTGTTTTTCTATTTGCTTTGATTGTCAATTTTACCATAAATACTGTCGATTATATTGACTTGGTTTTGGGAAAGGGAAATCTTTTAAAAATGATTAAAGGAACGTTTTACGCACCGCGCGAAGATGAAAAAATATTTATGTTCTTAGATTTGAGAAGTTCTACTACCTACGCAGAGAAATTAGGTCATGTATTGTATAGTAAACTGATTCAAGATTGTTTTGATGATTTGGCAGTTGTGAATGAATATGAAGCTGAAATTTACCAATATGTAGGAGATGAATCGGTGTTAACTTGGTCTCCCAAAGATGGTTTGAAAAACAACAATTGCATTCGTGCTTTTTTCGCGTTTAAAGATGGCATACATAAACGAGCATCGTACTATATGAATACGTACGGCGTATTGCCCGAATTTAAAGCAGGACTCAATACAGGCGTTGTCATGGTGGCAGAAGTTGGAAAGTTAAAACGTGAAATTGCGTATCACGGAGATACCATCAATACCGCAGCAAGGTTGGAAGGTGAATGCAATCGGTTGAAAGCCGAAATGGTGATTTCTGAACATCTAAAAAATGCGCTCACATTAGATTCAGATTTTAGCGCGCAGTTTGAAGACGAAATTATTTTGAAAGGAAAAAATGTTGCTTTAAAAGTGTATTCTGTAGAGCGGATTAACTTGTAA
- a CDS encoding twin-arginine translocase TatA/TatE family subunit encodes MVLFISGGEIFVIMLIVVMVFGADKIPEIARGLGKGMRQLKDATNEIKHEIQKSAEDSGIDTDIASDVQNEINKVKEDIDDMSGPIKRQF; translated from the coding sequence ATGGTATTATTTATTAGTGGTGGAGAAATATTTGTAATCATGCTCATTGTAGTAATGGTATTTGGTGCGGATAAAATTCCTGAAATTGCGCGCGGCTTAGGAAAAGGAATGCGTCAATTAAAAGATGCTACAAATGAAATAAAGCATGAAATTCAAAAAAGTGCCGAAGACAGTGGCATAGATACTGATATTGCCAGTGATGTTCAAAATGAAATCAACAAAGTAAAAGAAGATATTGATGACATGTCAGGACCTATCAAAAGGCAATTTTAA
- a CDS encoding TerB family tellurite resistance protein, giving the protein MSSQNDHSRSQYHDAFSAIMKITFRDGDTTEDEKVFLKYLATKLGISDAEYKTISDNYMKQAIEAPYTYTERLENFYKVVQVIYEDKDIEGKHQSMWLERMAKAMGFNPSNVQYIVAKSLTLFKDGTDLASYKEAIKNMNS; this is encoded by the coding sequence ATGAGTTCACAAAATGACCATTCACGCAGTCAATATCATGATGCTTTTTCGGCGATAATGAAGATTACTTTTAGAGATGGAGATACTACTGAAGATGAAAAAGTTTTTTTGAAATACTTAGCCACTAAACTTGGAATTTCTGATGCAGAATATAAAACGATTAGTGATAACTATATGAAACAAGCTATTGAAGCTCCGTATACGTATACTGAACGTTTAGAGAATTTTTATAAAGTTGTACAAGTCATCTACGAGGATAAAGATATTGAAGGAAAACACCAATCAATGTGGCTAGAGCGTATGGCAAAAGCCATGGGATTCAACCCAAGTAATGTACAATATATTGTTGCTAAATCGCTAACTTTATTTAAAGATGGAACGGATTTAGCATCTTACAAAGAAGCGATCAAAAACATGAATTCCTAA
- a CDS encoding DUF6702 family protein → MKIQRFLLLFLLVPLFAFTTAHKFYVSVTTIEHSKPDKALQITTRIFIDDFQRVLEERYGLQEELTVEKNPEVVEGFMRKYLTKKIKIWVNGEIKAINFIGKKYEDDVTVCYLEIEDIERVQSLEIENGLLYEIEEDQQNLVHVKINNSRKSLLLVKENDKGLLKF, encoded by the coding sequence ATGAAAATTCAACGATTCCTTTTACTATTCCTACTAGTTCCGTTGTTTGCATTTACGACAGCGCATAAGTTTTATGTGAGTGTGACTACTATAGAACATAGCAAACCCGACAAAGCGTTGCAAATTACTACGCGGATTTTCATTGACGATTTTCAGCGTGTATTGGAAGAACGCTACGGTCTTCAAGAGGAATTAACAGTTGAAAAAAATCCAGAAGTTGTGGAAGGTTTCATGCGAAAATATTTGACCAAAAAAATCAAGATTTGGGTGAATGGAGAAATAAAAGCCATCAATTTTATTGGAAAAAAATACGAAGACGATGTAACGGTGTGTTATCTTGAAATAGAAGATATTGAACGTGTGCAATCGCTCGAAATTGAAAATGGATTATTGTACGAAATAGAAGAAGATCAACAGAATTTGGTGCATGTAAAAATCAATAATTCACGGAAAAGTTTATTATTAGTGAAGGAAAACGATAAAGGTTTGTTAAAATTTTAA
- a CDS encoding universal stress protein, producing MKKIILPVDFSKHSEYALETAAALAKKHNSQLIVMNMLELSESIISNSSSDRQNEMLFNLALANKEFESFLDKEYLEGLDVVPMIKHHKVLKEVDAVAKSENADLIIMGSRGHSNHDGIFTGSNTEKVVRFSETPVLVVKGKNTDINFDNVVLATDFSEESIPAFQKATNLLGELASNVSLLHVNVPSNKFKSTAELEEKAADFFAKANAESWKNKVKYVADYTVEDGILNHSKRSGAKAIAMTTHGRKGLSHFFGGSVTEDLANHAKLPVLTVKM from the coding sequence ATGAAGAAGATTATCCTTCCTGTTGATTTCTCAAAGCATTCAGAATATGCTTTAGAAACAGCTGCCGCACTTGCTAAAAAGCACAATTCTCAATTGATTGTTATGAATATGTTAGAGTTGTCAGAATCGATCATTTCTAACTCAAGTTCTGATAGACAAAATGAAATGCTATTCAATTTAGCATTAGCGAATAAAGAATTTGAATCGTTTTTAGATAAAGAGTATTTAGAAGGTTTAGATGTGGTGCCAATGATTAAGCATCATAAAGTACTGAAAGAAGTAGATGCGGTTGCAAAATCTGAAAATGCAGATTTAATCATCATGGGATCCCGTGGACACAGTAATCACGACGGAATTTTTACAGGATCGAATACAGAAAAAGTGGTTCGTTTTAGTGAAACTCCAGTATTAGTAGTTAAAGGAAAAAACACAGACATTAATTTTGATAATGTTGTGCTGGCTACTGATTTTTCAGAAGAAAGCATTCCTGCATTTCAAAAAGCTACTAACTTATTAGGAGAATTGGCAAGCAATGTCTCGTTATTACATGTAAATGTACCTAGCAATAAATTTAAAAGTACAGCCGAACTTGAAGAAAAAGCGGCAGACTTTTTTGCGAAAGCGAACGCAGAAAGCTGGAAAAATAAAGTGAAGTATGTGGCTGATTATACCGTAGAAGATGGAATCTTAAATCATTCTAAAAGGTCAGGAGCAAAAGCAATTGCCATGACAACACACGGACGTAAAGGATTGAGTCATTTCTTTGGTGGAAGTGTGACAGAAGATTTGGCAAATCATGCAAAATTGCCTGTACTGACCGTTAAAATGTAA
- a CDS encoding ion channel, with amino-acid sequence MLEKLYPHRFSIFFISQITILFGSLLIPSGTLEDIIMSLFFITNLLAGILVISKNIQLVWIFFGLFIIMLLNFIFNLEAEQRFFRYIKMGTYFSFYTIVTIQIIKQVWEASIVNKNVILGLISGYISLGLIGFFIFISIQMIDPNSFKGILDASHGDTLLEQLMYFSYITLLTIGYGDIVPVTAIARKATILIGLMGQIYLVIITSIIVGKYINQLAQTNEKN; translated from the coding sequence ATGTTAGAAAAATTATATCCACATCGTTTTAGTATTTTCTTTATCAGTCAAATAACCATACTTTTTGGCTCGCTTTTAATTCCGTCTGGAACGTTGGAAGATATTATCATGTCACTTTTTTTTATTACTAATTTACTTGCTGGTATTTTAGTGATTTCAAAAAACATACAACTCGTTTGGATATTTTTTGGACTCTTTATAATAATGCTTTTAAATTTCATATTCAACCTAGAGGCTGAACAACGTTTTTTTAGATATATAAAAATGGGGACGTATTTCTCATTTTACACCATTGTGACCATTCAAATTATAAAACAAGTGTGGGAAGCGAGTATTGTTAATAAAAACGTAATTCTAGGATTAATAAGCGGCTATATTTCTTTGGGATTGATAGGTTTTTTTATCTTTATTTCCATACAAATGATTGATCCGAATTCATTCAAAGGAATCTTAGATGCTTCTCATGGCGACACATTGCTAGAACAATTAATGTATTTTAGCTATATTACCTTGTTAACCATTGGATATGGAGACATTGTTCCTGTAACTGCCATTGCAAGAAAAGCAACGATTTTAATTGGCTTAATGGGACAAATTTACCTCGTAATTATTACCTCTATTATTGTTGGAAAATATATTAATCAATTAGCACAAACAAATGAAAAAAATTGA